A genomic window from Luteolibacter sp. LG18 includes:
- a CDS encoding ATP-dependent Clp protease ATP-binding subunit, which translates to MNNFTPRAQQVLALARKEADRFNHSYVGTEHLLLGLIKLGQGVAVNVLERMGLDLETVRMEVEKEVGSGAPQKAPGNIPYTPRVKKVLALANKEAKALNHSYVGTEHLLLGLLREGEGVAARVLKRLDVDIQRTRNEILAEIDPNFSPDHEDDDDEIEDDDGPFEEEEEVKSESEAPETEGKSKTPALRAFGRDLTKLAREGGLDPVIGRESEIERVIQILCRRTKNNPVLVGEAGVGKTAIVEGLAQEISSGNVPEILRDKKVVTLDLALMVAGTKYRGQFEERIKAVMDEIRKVKNVILFIDELHTIVGAGSAEGAMDASNIIKPALSRSELQVVGATTLNEYRKYIEKDAALERRFQQVKVDEPSVDDAIKIMQGLQEKYETHHKARFTPEAVEASVRLTSRYLTGRFLPDKAIDVLDEAGARARIGQMTRPPEIKQLEANIEQINRDKVSAISEQDFEKAAALRDSEKHAKKELEDTLKNWRSKSEETVVTVTDDDIMAVVSKWTGVPLRRMEEKETEKLLKMESELQGRVIGQDEAVKAISKALRRSRADLKDPRRPIGSFLFLGPTGVGKTYLARNLAEFMFGDPDALIQIDMSEYMEKFTSSRLIGSPPGYVGYEEGGQLSEAVRRRPYSVVLFDEVEKAHPDVMNLLLQILEEGMVTDSLGRKIDFRNTIIILTSNVGASSIKRQTALGFGAMNADEADFEGMKEKIMEESKRYFKPEFLNRLDDLVVFHVLEKKDLSQIVDLEVSKLVKRLKEKGMLMELTDGARDLLIAKGYDPSYGARPMRRAVERYLEDPLAEALLRGDIKSGDTVQVVRRGETEELLFLPVDSKSAPDEANVPMP; encoded by the coding sequence ATGAACAACTTCACCCCACGCGCCCAACAGGTCCTTGCGCTCGCGCGCAAGGAAGCGGACCGCTTCAACCACTCCTATGTCGGCACCGAGCACCTGTTGCTCGGGCTGATCAAGCTGGGCCAGGGAGTGGCGGTCAATGTTCTCGAACGAATGGGTCTCGACCTCGAAACCGTCCGCATGGAGGTGGAGAAAGAGGTCGGCTCCGGCGCGCCCCAGAAGGCCCCCGGAAACATCCCCTACACCCCGCGCGTGAAGAAGGTGCTGGCGCTGGCCAACAAGGAGGCCAAGGCGCTCAACCATTCCTATGTCGGCACCGAGCACCTGCTGCTCGGCCTGCTCCGTGAGGGCGAGGGCGTGGCCGCCCGCGTCCTGAAGCGCCTGGATGTCGATATCCAGCGCACCCGCAACGAGATCCTCGCCGAGATCGACCCGAACTTCTCGCCCGATCATGAAGATGATGACGACGAGATCGAGGACGACGATGGTCCCTTCGAAGAGGAGGAAGAAGTGAAGAGCGAATCCGAAGCCCCGGAAACGGAAGGCAAGTCGAAGACTCCCGCCCTGCGCGCCTTTGGCCGCGACCTCACCAAGCTCGCCCGCGAGGGCGGCCTCGACCCGGTCATCGGCCGCGAGTCCGAGATCGAGCGCGTGATCCAGATCCTGTGCCGCCGCACCAAGAACAACCCGGTGCTGGTCGGTGAGGCCGGCGTCGGCAAGACCGCCATCGTCGAAGGCCTCGCCCAGGAGATTTCCTCGGGCAACGTGCCGGAGATCCTGCGCGACAAGAAGGTCGTGACGCTCGACCTCGCCCTGATGGTGGCGGGGACGAAGTACCGCGGCCAGTTCGAAGAGCGCATCAAGGCGGTGATGGACGAGATCCGCAAGGTGAAGAACGTCATCCTGTTCATCGACGAGCTGCACACCATCGTGGGTGCCGGTTCGGCGGAGGGCGCGATGGATGCCTCGAACATCATCAAGCCCGCGCTTTCCCGCTCGGAGCTCCAGGTCGTCGGCGCGACCACCCTCAACGAGTACCGCAAGTACATCGAGAAGGACGCCGCGCTCGAGCGCCGGTTCCAGCAGGTCAAGGTGGACGAGCCCTCCGTGGATGACGCCATCAAGATCATGCAGGGCCTGCAGGAGAAGTACGAGACCCACCACAAGGCCCGGTTCACCCCGGAAGCCGTGGAGGCCTCGGTGCGCCTGACCTCCCGCTACCTCACCGGACGTTTCCTGCCGGACAAGGCCATCGACGTGCTCGATGAAGCCGGCGCCCGCGCGCGCATCGGCCAGATGACCCGCCCGCCGGAGATCAAGCAGCTCGAGGCGAACATCGAGCAGATCAACCGCGACAAGGTCTCCGCGATCAGCGAGCAGGACTTTGAAAAGGCCGCGGCGCTCCGTGATTCGGAGAAGCACGCCAAGAAGGAACTCGAGGACACCCTCAAGAACTGGCGCTCCAAGTCCGAGGAGACCGTCGTCACCGTCACCGACGATGACATCATGGCGGTGGTCTCGAAGTGGACCGGCGTCCCGCTCCGCCGCATGGAGGAGAAGGAAACCGAGAAGCTCCTCAAGATGGAGTCCGAACTCCAGGGCCGCGTGATCGGCCAGGACGAGGCGGTCAAGGCGATCTCCAAGGCGTTGCGCCGCTCGCGTGCCGACCTGAAGGATCCGCGCCGCCCGATCGGCTCGTTCCTGTTCCTTGGCCCCACCGGTGTCGGCAAGACTTATCTGGCCCGCAACCTCGCCGAGTTCATGTTCGGCGATCCGGACGCGCTCATCCAGATCGACATGTCCGAGTACATGGAGAAATTCACCTCCAGCCGCCTCATCGGCTCGCCTCCGGGCTATGTCGGCTATGAGGAAGGTGGTCAGCTTTCCGAAGCCGTCCGCCGCCGCCCGTACTCGGTCGTGCTCTTCGACGAGGTAGAGAAGGCGCACCCGGATGTCATGAACCTCCTGCTCCAGATCCTGGAGGAAGGCATGGTCACCGACTCGCTGGGCCGCAAGATCGACTTCCGCAATACGATCATCATCCTGACCTCCAACGTCGGGGCCTCGTCCATCAAGCGCCAGACCGCGCTCGGTTTCGGTGCCATGAACGCCGACGAAGCCGACTTCGAAGGCATGAAGGAGAAGATCATGGAGGAGTCGAAGCGCTACTTCAAACCGGAGTTCCTCAACCGCCTCGACGACCTCGTGGTCTTCCACGTGCTCGAGAAGAAGGATCTCTCGCAGATCGTGGACCTCGAAGTCAGCAAGCTGGTCAAGCGCCTCAAGGAAAAGGGCATGCTCATGGAGCTGACCGATGGCGCGCGCGACCTGCTCATCGCGAAGGGTTACGATCCGTCCTACGGCGCGCGTCCGATGCGCCGTGCGGTGGAGCGCTACCTGGAAGATCCGCTGGCCGAAGCGCTGCTCCGCGGCGACATCAAGTCCGGGGACACCGTTCAGGTCGTCCGCCGCGGCGAGACCGAGGAGCTCCTGTTCCTGCCGGTCGACTCCAAGTCCGCGCCGGACGAGGCGAACGTGCCGATGCCGTGA
- a CDS encoding protein arginine kinase: MMRFSTLIKYPADWMTGANADNSVVLTSRIRLARNLRDEPFPGWATREQRASTLEELRPAVEALAPMKDGFSQALGDLSSVQKQVLVERHLISREHAARGDGSAAVIERRQMYSLMLNEEDHLRMQAIRPGLELREAYEGLSALDDELAQALPYAFDPKLGYLTTCPTNLGTGLRASAMLHLPGLVLSDQIGQVLQAVNKIGLAVRGIYGEGTESLGNLYQISNQSTLGESEDTIIRRLERVISQVAEHERNAREKLLEDDPDMVADKIGRAYGVLRHAWVIDSKEALNHVSLLRLGADLGFFAHETMRLADALLMDIQPAHLQLHSGRKLSPEERDAIRAEIIRSRLHSLPPPDIRPTTRNGDSSNTPENSGDA; the protein is encoded by the coding sequence ATGATGCGTTTCTCCACGCTGATCAAGTATCCCGCCGATTGGATGACCGGCGCGAATGCCGATAACAGCGTCGTCCTGACTTCCCGCATCCGTCTCGCCCGCAATCTGCGCGACGAGCCTTTTCCCGGTTGGGCCACCCGTGAACAACGGGCCAGCACCCTGGAGGAGCTTCGCCCCGCCGTGGAGGCGCTGGCTCCGATGAAGGATGGCTTTTCCCAGGCCCTCGGTGATCTGAGCTCCGTGCAGAAGCAGGTGCTCGTCGAGCGCCACCTGATTTCCCGCGAGCACGCCGCGCGCGGCGATGGCTCCGCGGCGGTGATCGAGCGCCGCCAGATGTACAGCCTCATGTTGAACGAGGAGGATCATCTGCGCATGCAGGCGATCCGTCCGGGGCTCGAGCTGCGCGAGGCCTACGAAGGCCTCTCCGCGCTGGACGACGAACTCGCCCAGGCGCTGCCCTATGCCTTCGATCCGAAGCTTGGCTATCTCACCACCTGCCCGACCAACCTCGGCACCGGCCTGCGTGCTTCGGCCATGCTCCACCTTCCCGGTCTGGTCCTCAGCGATCAGATCGGCCAGGTTCTCCAGGCGGTGAACAAGATCGGTCTGGCGGTCCGCGGCATCTATGGCGAGGGCACCGAATCGCTTGGAAACTTGTACCAAATTTCCAATCAGTCCACGCTGGGCGAGAGTGAAGATACCATCATCCGCCGCCTGGAGCGAGTGATCTCGCAGGTCGCCGAGCACGAGCGGAATGCCCGCGAGAAGCTCCTGGAAGACGATCCGGACATGGTGGCGGACAAGATCGGCCGCGCCTACGGCGTGCTCCGCCATGCGTGGGTCATTGATTCCAAGGAAGCTCTGAACCATGTCTCGCTGCTGCGCCTTGGCGCGGACCTCGGGTTCTTCGCGCACGAGACGATGCGTCTCGCCGACGCGCTGCTGATGGACATCCAGCCGGCGCATCTCCAGCTCCACAGCGGGCGCAAACTTTCGCCCGAGGAGCGTGATGCAATTCGCGCGGAAATCATTCGCTCCCGGTTGCATTCTCTTCCACCCCCTGATATTCGTCCTACAACCAGAAACGGGGACAGTTCCAACACCCCCGAAAATTCCGGCGACGCATGA
- a CDS encoding UvrB/UvrC motif-containing protein, translating into MKKVCLCESCAQERGVTDPTGFSLADVLLGGVPGQKTVVTQTHTPPAAGAGKQCPACGFTIEDLRRVRRFGCSECYRIFADELTGILRGMHKGNLHVGKVPKGLMEQQVRDQRLEELRARLDQAVASENYEEAAGLRDEIRQIELHTGISG; encoded by the coding sequence ATGAAAAAAGTCTGCCTCTGCGAGTCCTGTGCCCAGGAGCGCGGGGTGACCGATCCGACCGGGTTCTCGCTGGCGGACGTTTTGCTCGGCGGCGTGCCGGGGCAGAAGACCGTGGTGACCCAGACCCACACCCCGCCCGCCGCGGGGGCTGGGAAGCAGTGCCCGGCCTGCGGGTTCACGATCGAGGACCTGCGCCGCGTGCGCCGGTTCGGTTGCAGCGAGTGCTACCGCATCTTCGCGGACGAGCTGACCGGCATCCTGCGTGGCATGCACAAGGGCAACCTCCATGTCGGCAAGGTGCCGAAGGGCCTCATGGAGCAGCAGGTGCGCGACCAGCGGTTGGAGGAACTCCGCGCCCGCCTTGACCAAGCCGTGGCTTCCGAGAATTACGAGGAGGCCGCCGGCCTGCGGGATGAAATCCGCCAGATCGAGCTTCACACCGGCATTTCCGGTTGA
- the ilvE gene encoding branched-chain-amino-acid transaminase: protein MKIWLDGNLVDESEAKISVFDHGVLYGDGVFEGIRIYNGRVFRLEEHIRRLFDSARAIVLEIPWTYEEVIKATVETVAANGLKDGYIRLVVTRGTGGLGLNPYLCPKASMFIIASTIQLYPKEHYDNGLALITCATRRPAPAALMPQVKSLNYLNNIMAKVEAIQANALEAIMLNEQGYVAECTGDNIFLLKNGVLLTPLISDGGLDGITRAVILQVAKKLGVEVREQSLTRYDIFIADECFLTGTAAEVVPVISLDRRTIGDGKPGPITKRFIEAFREEANSTGTPVY, encoded by the coding sequence ATGAAAATCTGGCTCGATGGCAACCTGGTGGACGAATCCGAAGCGAAAATCTCCGTGTTCGACCACGGTGTTCTTTACGGTGACGGCGTCTTCGAAGGCATTCGCATCTACAACGGCCGCGTCTTCCGCCTGGAGGAGCACATCCGCCGCTTGTTCGACTCCGCCCGCGCCATCGTCCTGGAAATTCCGTGGACCTACGAGGAGGTCATCAAGGCCACCGTCGAAACCGTGGCCGCGAACGGCCTGAAGGACGGCTACATCCGCCTGGTGGTGACCCGCGGTACCGGCGGCCTGGGCCTGAACCCGTACCTTTGCCCGAAGGCGTCGATGTTCATCATCGCCTCCACGATCCAGCTTTACCCGAAGGAGCACTACGACAACGGCCTCGCGCTGATCACGTGCGCCACCCGCCGCCCGGCCCCGGCCGCGCTGATGCCGCAGGTGAAGTCGCTGAACTACCTGAACAACATCATGGCGAAGGTGGAGGCCATCCAGGCCAACGCGCTGGAAGCCATCATGCTCAACGAGCAGGGCTACGTGGCCGAGTGCACCGGCGACAACATCTTCCTCCTCAAGAACGGCGTGCTGCTCACCCCGCTGATCTCGGATGGCGGCCTCGACGGCATCACCCGCGCGGTGATCCTGCAGGTGGCGAAGAAGCTCGGCGTGGAGGTCCGCGAACAGTCGCTGACCCGCTACGACATCTTCATCGCCGACGAGTGCTTCCTCACCGGCACGGCCGCCGAGGTAGTTCCGGTGATCTCGCTGGACCGCCGCACCATCGGCGATGGCAAGCCCGGCCCGATCACGAAGCGTTTCATCGAAGCCTTCCGCGAGGAGGCGAATTCGACCGGCACGCCGGTTTACTGA
- a CDS encoding CYTH domain-containing protein, translated as MGVEIERKFLVSGFGWADGSPGARMTQGYLSLDPDRTVRVRLAGEEAWLTIKGRSKGLARAEFEYPIPAAEARELLALCTGSVIDKTRHRVEHAGHTWEIDVFHGDNDGLVVAEVEMEAEDTQVELPEWVGAEVSDDTRYLNSRLVQCPFKDWAC; from the coding sequence ATGGGGGTGGAAATCGAACGCAAGTTCCTGGTGTCCGGCTTCGGATGGGCGGATGGCTCGCCGGGCGCTCGGATGACGCAGGGCTATCTGAGCCTCGATCCGGACCGCACCGTGCGGGTGCGGCTGGCGGGCGAGGAGGCTTGGCTGACGATCAAAGGCCGTTCGAAGGGGCTGGCGCGTGCGGAGTTCGAATACCCGATCCCCGCCGCCGAGGCCCGCGAGTTGCTCGCGTTGTGCACCGGCTCGGTGATCGACAAGACCCGCCACCGCGTGGAACACGCCGGGCACACGTGGGAAATCGACGTGTTCCACGGCGACAACGACGGCCTCGTGGTCGCCGAGGTTGAAATGGAAGCGGAGGACACCCAGGTCGAGCTGCCGGAGTGGGTGGGGGCCGAGGTTTCCGATGACACTCGGTATTTGAATTCGCGGCTGGTCCAGTGCCCGTTCAAGGACTGGGCTTGCTGA
- a CDS encoding 5-formyltetrahydrofolate cyclo-ligase: protein MRRRLRETPGDSAALREAIGRWLADHPDARVIAAFAALPGEPDLLPLVALHPERIWVFPTVRGEHLTFHPVTDTARDFEAGAFGIREPSPSLPETPAREIDAFLCPGLAFSPTGGRLGRGRGFYDRMLALARPDTVKLGVCFPFQIVENTFAEAHDIPMDGILGLTPNPAP from the coding sequence ATGCGCCGACGGCTGCGCGAAACCCCGGGCGATTCCGCCGCGCTCCGCGAGGCCATTGGCCGCTGGCTGGCCGATCACCCGGATGCCCGCGTCATCGCCGCCTTCGCCGCCCTGCCCGGCGAGCCCGATCTCCTGCCGCTGGTCGCCCTCCACCCGGAGCGCATCTGGGTGTTTCCCACCGTCCGCGGCGAACATCTCACCTTCCATCCGGTGACCGACACCGCCCGGGACTTCGAAGCCGGAGCCTTCGGCATCCGCGAGCCGTCCCCGTCCCTTCCGGAAACCCCGGCCCGCGAAATCGATGCCTTCCTTTGCCCCGGGCTGGCCTTTTCCCCCACCGGCGGTCGGCTCGGCCGCGGCCGCGGGTTCTACGACCGAATGCTGGCCCTCGCCCGCCCGGACACGGTGAAACTGGGCGTCTGCTTCCCGTTCCAGATCGTCGAAAACACCTTCGCGGAAGCCCACGACATCCCGATGGACGGGATCCTCGGCCTCACGCCCAATCCGGCACCTTGA
- a CDS encoding ApaG domain produces MPGTIRELKGLSVKVDDVLYMPSLEAPQDKPHPFVYFISIRNNSGERVTIRGRKWVVRENSGEVSVVEGEGVIGQTPVLAPGEDFSYNSYHVTKAGAQVEGAFFAETVTGEWVFARIPEFQLKVPDWA; encoded by the coding sequence ATGCCGGGAACGATCCGTGAACTGAAAGGCCTGAGCGTCAAGGTGGATGACGTCCTTTACATGCCGAGCTTGGAGGCTCCGCAGGACAAGCCCCATCCGTTCGTGTATTTCATTTCGATCCGGAACAATTCCGGCGAGCGGGTGACCATCCGTGGTCGGAAATGGGTGGTTCGCGAGAACAGCGGCGAGGTTTCCGTGGTGGAGGGGGAGGGCGTGATCGGTCAGACCCCTGTGCTGGCTCCCGGCGAGGATTTTTCCTACAACAGCTACCACGTCACCAAGGCGGGAGCCCAGGTGGAGGGGGCGTTTTTCGCGGAGACGGTGACCGGCGAGTGGGTGTTCGCCCGGATCCCGGAATTCCAGCTCAAGGTGCCGGATTGGGCGTGA
- the thiD gene encoding bifunctional hydroxymethylpyrimidine kinase/phosphomethylpyrimidine kinase, producing the protein MHPSPPVALTIAGSDCSAGAGIQADLKTFEHFRVHGLTAVTCVVSETANVVRAVHPVPPEIVADQVDLLLDAFPISAIKTGMLYSAPHIEAVLDALSRYPAIPLVVDPVMIASTGDPLLEPDAIAALRDELLPRATLVTPNLHEAEALAGEKIHTVDDLERVALRLSEQFGTAFLLKGGHLEGPECTDLLADGGHLHRFTAARVAVPGSHGTGCTFSAAIAAHLALNHPLAEAVSHAKVYLTETLAKSFTHQSPAGGTVHALNQGTTL; encoded by the coding sequence ATGCACCCGTCACCCCCGGTCGCCCTGACCATCGCCGGTTCCGATTGCTCGGCCGGCGCCGGCATCCAGGCCGACCTGAAAACCTTCGAACATTTCCGCGTCCACGGCCTCACCGCGGTCACTTGCGTGGTCTCGGAAACGGCGAACGTGGTGCGCGCCGTCCACCCGGTGCCCCCGGAAATCGTGGCCGATCAGGTGGACCTGCTGCTCGATGCCTTCCCGATCTCGGCGATCAAGACCGGCATGCTCTACTCCGCCCCCCACATCGAGGCGGTGCTCGACGCCCTCTCCCGCTACCCCGCCATCCCGCTGGTTGTCGATCCGGTGATGATCGCCTCCACCGGCGATCCCCTGCTGGAACCGGACGCCATCGCCGCCCTGCGCGACGAACTGCTGCCGCGCGCCACCCTGGTGACGCCGAATCTCCACGAGGCCGAGGCCCTGGCGGGCGAGAAGATCCACACTGTCGACGACCTGGAACGAGTCGCGCTGCGACTTTCGGAGCAATTCGGCACCGCCTTCCTGCTCAAGGGCGGTCACCTGGAAGGTCCGGAATGCACCGACCTGCTGGCGGATGGCGGCCATCTCCACCGTTTCACCGCCGCCCGTGTCGCCGTGCCCGGCTCGCATGGCACCGGCTGCACCTTTTCCGCCGCCATCGCCGCCCACCTCGCCCTGAACCACCCGCTGGCCGAGGCCGTGAGCCACGCGAAAGTCTACCTCACCGAGACATTGGCGAAGTCCTTCACCCACCAATCCCCGGCCGGAGGCACCGTCCACGCCCTGAACCAAGGGACGACGCTCTGA
- the coaD gene encoding pantetheine-phosphate adenylyltransferase produces MRTAVYAGSFDPPTNGHLWMIERGLELFDRLIVAIGNNPSKAYTFTVERRVKLLRESVPSCERLTIDHFDNRFLVDYAMTMDAHYILRGIRSPDDYEYERVMRHINSDMAPQITTTFLMPPRDIAELSSSMVKGLIGPQGWEEIVRRYVPIPVFEALSHDT; encoded by the coding sequence ATGCGCACCGCGGTCTACGCCGGCTCCTTCGATCCTCCCACCAACGGTCACCTCTGGATGATCGAGCGGGGCTTGGAATTGTTCGACCGCCTGATCGTGGCGATCGGCAACAACCCCTCGAAGGCCTACACTTTCACGGTGGAGCGCCGGGTGAAGCTGCTCCGCGAGTCCGTGCCGTCCTGCGAGCGGCTGACCATCGACCATTTCGACAACCGCTTCCTCGTCGACTACGCCATGACGATGGACGCCCACTACATCCTGCGCGGCATCCGGTCGCCGGACGACTATGAGTACGAGCGGGTGATGCGCCACATCAACAGCGACATGGCCCCGCAGATCACCACCACCTTCCTGATGCCGCCGCGCGACATCGCCGAGCTTTCCTCCAGCATGGTGAAAGGACTCATCGGGCCGCAGGGTTGGGAGGAAATCGTCCGCCGCTACGTGCCGATTCCTGTGTTCGAAGCGCTGTCCCACGACACCTGA
- a CDS encoding carbon starvation CstA family protein → MKRLLSILLWIFISLLGMTAVGVAAFQRGEPVNALWLVVAGLCTFAVSYRFYSAWLCAKVLTIDDRRAPAAVTCADGKDFVPTSKWVVFGHHFAAIAGPGPLVGPVLAAQFGYLPGVLWILIGATLGGGVHDAVILFASMRRNGKSLGQMLKEEMNPVIGFISMISLLAIMTILLAVLGLVVVKALAESPWGLFTIAATIPLAFIMGIAIKSGKVGVTPATIFGVIGLLAAVVGGKYLPESWNHALTLDSKTLAWVIMIYGFAASVLPVWMLLAPRDYLSTFLKLGAVGVLAVFIVVLAPPLHMPAITPFVHGGGFIVPGPVFPFVCITIACGAISGFHALISSGTTPKLLCREKDIRLVGYGAMVTEMLVSLMAIIAACALAPGQYFAINSPVNPNDNVAVAAQIAKINSYGPEYAVTLPEMQQLAKDLGEPHIIGKTGGAPTFAVGMAHMFAKVIPGNTALSLWYHFAIMFEALFILTTLDAGTRVGRFILQDLLGQVVPKLKDTGSWIGNVTATGLLVAAWGFFLYQGAKEPEGIAKSLWPIFGISNQLLAVIAFCFGTTLLIKMGKARYCLVTAVPLVFLTAVTFTAGYLKIWDPNSAGFLPAIAKQQKLIESGIQGKALEAAQTSLFNARIDVAVTAMFLLFVAVIVLGTARECWLLLRKRKQAVLQESTYVALTEG, encoded by the coding sequence ATGAAACGCCTGCTTTCCATCCTCCTCTGGATCTTCATCTCGCTCCTCGGCATGACCGCCGTGGGCGTCGCCGCCTTCCAGCGGGGGGAACCGGTCAACGCCCTGTGGCTGGTGGTCGCCGGTCTCTGCACGTTCGCCGTTTCCTACCGCTTCTACTCCGCGTGGCTGTGCGCGAAGGTGCTCACGATCGATGACCGCCGCGCTCCGGCCGCGGTGACCTGCGCGGATGGCAAGGACTTCGTCCCGACCTCGAAGTGGGTCGTCTTCGGCCACCACTTCGCCGCCATCGCGGGTCCGGGACCGCTGGTGGGGCCGGTGCTCGCCGCCCAGTTCGGCTACCTGCCGGGCGTGCTGTGGATCCTCATCGGTGCCACCCTCGGCGGCGGAGTCCATGACGCGGTGATCCTCTTCGCCTCGATGCGCCGGAACGGCAAATCGCTGGGCCAGATGCTGAAGGAGGAAATGAACCCGGTCATCGGCTTCATCTCGATGATCAGTCTGCTGGCAATCATGACCATCCTCCTCGCCGTGCTCGGCCTGGTGGTGGTGAAAGCCCTCGCCGAAAGCCCGTGGGGCCTCTTCACCATCGCCGCCACGATCCCGCTGGCGTTCATCATGGGGATCGCGATCAAGAGCGGCAAGGTGGGCGTGACGCCCGCCACCATCTTCGGCGTGATCGGCCTGCTGGCCGCGGTGGTCGGCGGCAAGTATCTGCCGGAATCCTGGAACCACGCGCTGACGCTTGATTCCAAGACGCTCGCCTGGGTGATCATGATCTATGGCTTCGCCGCCTCGGTGCTGCCGGTGTGGATGCTGCTCGCGCCGCGCGATTACCTCAGCACCTTCCTCAAGCTCGGTGCGGTGGGCGTGCTGGCGGTCTTCATCGTGGTCCTCGCCCCACCGCTGCACATGCCGGCGATCACCCCCTTCGTCCACGGCGGCGGTTTCATCGTGCCGGGCCCGGTGTTCCCCTTCGTCTGCATCACCATCGCCTGCGGCGCGATCAGCGGCTTCCACGCCCTCATTTCCTCCGGCACCACGCCGAAGCTGCTGTGCCGCGAGAAAGACATCCGCCTCGTCGGCTACGGCGCGATGGTGACGGAGATGCTGGTTTCGCTGATGGCGATCATCGCCGCCTGCGCGCTCGCGCCGGGCCAGTACTTCGCGATCAACTCGCCGGTGAACCCGAACGACAACGTCGCGGTGGCCGCCCAGATCGCGAAGATCAATTCCTACGGCCCCGAGTATGCGGTGACCCTGCCGGAAATGCAGCAGCTCGCCAAGGATCTCGGCGAACCGCACATCATCGGCAAGACCGGCGGCGCCCCGACCTTCGCCGTCGGCATGGCCCACATGTTCGCCAAGGTGATCCCCGGCAATACCGCGCTCTCGCTGTGGTATCACTTCGCCATCATGTTCGAGGCGCTGTTCATCCTGACCACGCTGGATGCGGGCACACGGGTGGGGCGTTTCATTCTCCAGGACCTGCTCGGGCAGGTCGTGCCCAAGCTGAAGGACACCGGCTCGTGGATCGGCAACGTCACCGCCACCGGCCTGCTGGTGGCCGCCTGGGGATTCTTCCTTTATCAAGGAGCAAAAGAACCGGAAGGAATCGCGAAAAGCCTGTGGCCGATCTTCGGCATCTCGAACCAGCTCTTGGCCGTGATCGCCTTCTGCTTCGGCACCACCCTGCTGATCAAGATGGGCAAGGCCCGCTACTGCCTGGTCACCGCCGTGCCACTGGTGTTCCTCACTGCCGTCACCTTCACTGCGGGCTACCTCAAGATCTGGGACCCTAACTCGGCGGGCTTTCTGCCAGCCATCGCCAAGCAGCAAAAACTCATCGAGAGTGGCATCCAAGGCAAAGCACTCGAAGCCGCCCAGACCTCGCTGTTCAACGCCCGCATCGATGTGGCCGTAACCGCGATGTTCCTGCTGTTCGTCGCCGTCATCGTGCTTGGCACAGCCCGCGAATGCTGGCTGCTGCTGCGGAAGCGCAAGCAGGCCGTGCTCCAGGAAAGCACCTACGTGGCGCTGACCGAAGGCTGA